GTGGTAACGATAAAGAAGATCAGCATGATAAACACGATATCCAACATGGGTGTCATGTCAATCTGTGCGTCTTCTTCCTCGATTCTGACTTTTCGAGCCATAATATCTCTCTCTAATGATGTGGCAGGCTATCAACTAACCCTTCGCGTGCCAGCTTCACTTTCGCTTCAAGACGAGAACTGATGAACAGTCCAGAAAGCGCGGCTACCATTCCCGCCATAGTCGGGACTGTTGCCATGGAGATACCAGCTGCCATTAAACGTGCATTGCTGGTGCCTTGTGTCGCCATCGTCTCGAAAACACCGATCATACCGGTTACTGTTCCCAGTAGCCCGATTAACGGACACATTGCAATAATGGTGCGAATAATCAGCATTCTAGCGTTCAGATCATCTGACGCCTGAGAAATCCACGCGTCACGGATTCTATGCGCATACCAAGATGTGGTATCTGCTCGGGCATCCCAATTTTTGATGATGTTTTTCTTCACCGTTGGGAAGACCGAGGTTAAATACCAATAACGCTCAATCATTAAAACCCACATGAGAAAGAGCGCGGCAGCAACGAAATAAAGCACGTCACCGCCGGTAGCGATAAAATCCCTGACCGATTCAACTAATCCAATCAGGTAATTCATATTACGCTTTCTCCGACTCTGAATGAGCTGCTACGATACCCGCAGTTTGCTCATCAAGAATGTGGATGATTGATTTGCTACGTGAAGCTACGATGCTGTGAGTAAGAATCAGTGGCAACGCCGCGATAATACCTTGAGCCGTAGTTACAAGCGCCATAGAGATACTGCCAGCCATCATACGAGGGTCGCCTGTACCGAACAATGTGATTGCTTGGAACGTTGCGATCATACCAAGTACCGTACCAAGTAGACCTAGTAACGGAGCGATTGCAGCAAAGATCTTGATTACGTTGATGCCGCTTTCGATACGTGGAAGTTCACGTAGGATAGCTTCATCAAGTTTAAGTTCTAAGTTTTCAGCATCAGCAGCTTTGTTCTCTTGATAAACCTTCAAGATGCGACCTAGTGGGTTGCCATCTGAAGGGTTACCTGGGTTTTTAAGCTGTGAACGCATTTTACCAGCAACTACGGTAAGCGTAATTAGCTTGTAAAGACCGATAAGTAGACCAATCGCTAGCATTACAGTGATTGTGTAACCTACTACACCACCCGCATGATAACGCTCAGACATTGTTGCTTTTTGCTTCAACAGACCAAGGATTGCACCTTGAGAAGGGTCAGCATAAAAAGGAACCATACCTGAAGTCGCTGCGATTAAATCGTCAGCTGAACCTACAAAGCGGCTATCTGGTTGGCGACCTAGAGGCTGAACGATTTCGTTTTCAGCATCATAAGTTAGGTAGCCGTCTTCACCTACAAGGTTGAAAGTACCGATACGAACAACTTCTTGCTGTGAAGAACCGCCGTCAAGGTTTACAACTTCTGTAGTGAAACGAACTGTTTCGCCACCTTCAGTCATTTCTTTCTGAAGAGCAAACCATAGGTCTTCTAGTTCTTGAATGTTAGGAAGACCTTTAGAATCTTCTGCCATTCCAGCTAGGAACTCACCACGGCCTGGGAATTGAGCACTAACGATTGATGTAGCAACACGGCCATAAGCTTCTGAAGAAGCTTGACGAACCACACCGAACATCTCACCAAGTGTACCAGTTGCCTGGTCAAGCTCAGCGGCTTTTTCGTTAAGCGTTACTTCGTTGTCAGAGAATTGTTGTTGAAGACGGTCACCACGACCCTGTTCAGCTTTCAATTCAGATTCTGCTTTACGAAGAAGCGCTTGCTTGTCTGCACGAGCAGATTGGAACTCTGCTTCACGCTGTTTGTTGATACGTGTTTCAGAAACACGGTTATCCTGAACTTGGTCTAAAAGTTCTTTAAGGCTCTTTGCTTCCTGAGCCTGAGCTCCGGTTGCTACAACCGCAAGAGTGGCAGCGGTTAAAAGAGATTTGAATACTGGTTTCATTAACAATTACTCCGCTGCACTAATTGGTAGTTTGATCAGATCCGCAGGAATGACGTTATTAGCCATTTTAACTGCGTCAACAACTGATGACAGATATTCGTCGCCAAGTTGTTCCCAAGCGCGGCTTTCATTGTTCCATGCCCAAGCGTTTTCTTGGTCAAGAGACAATGCTACTAGTGCAGTGCGACCTAGGTTAAAGAAGTCAACCGTCACCTCAGTGCCGTTGCTATCAATAGTACCTTGGTAAGAGTTAATCTTAGTGCCGTACTCAACTTCAACCAAGTATGCTTCGATTACTTGGCGGAACTGTTCTGAAACAGTTACGTTAGAGTTAGACATAACATCACGTAAACGCTGAACACGCTCTAGACGCTCGTCTAAGTGAATAGGACGATCAAGTTTGATGAATTTCTCAAGACTATCGATCATGCGGAACATAAGAGGAACGATGCCCTGCTTAGTTTGTTCAATGCTGTCAATTTGACGTTGCAAAGAATCAATACCACGTTGTTGATCTGCTACAAGACTCGCAATGTAGTCATTGTATATTTTGAGGTTTTCTGTCTCATCTACTGTTTGACGGTACTCAACCAGTAATTCTTGAGACTGTTCAAACAACGTGTTGATTTTTTCCTGAGATTTCGCTGCAGCTGCGTGGATTTTCGCTTCTTCTTTATGAAGGTCTTCAAGCGTATCTGCAGAGACTGCACTACCTGTTAGTGCGAAAGCACCGATAACAGTAGAAGCAATAAGAGTTCTCTTGCTCATTTTGGACATAGTTCCCAACCAAATTTCTTATTTGAATCCTCGCCGATAAAGGAAAACCGTTCGGGCAAGGGGCGTATTAAACTTTCACAATTATGTTTTAGGAATGTAGCACGGACCTTAGCTTCCAGTACTACGAACGTATTATACTCACACGGATTACAGCACTGAGTCAAGTAACACCCTGTTTACACCAAGTAGATTTTTTATCATCTGTTTAATATACGTTCGAATTCTCCTGCAGAATTCATTCCAACGTACAAATAACTGGCAAATACACGGTTATTTTTTTGTTTACGAGCAAAGATAAACCCCGCTTTTACCTTGCTTTAATCCAACCTGTCAGGGCATATCGAGGCTGTTTGGCAAATGGAGTGACATAAGTCACACTATGAATGTGTTTTACATCAAATAAGCTCAAAGTGTTAAATTCAGGTGACCAAGATTCGGTCGTTGTACCATCTGGTTCAAAGTATTGAAGCAAACCTCCCCAATCAGGGTGCCATTTTGGTGCAAGGTTTATGACATTGTCCTATCTACGCCCATTATTGACCCTTATCATTTCACACCCGCTTGAAAATCAACCGACCACTGCGCTTTATATGTTCGTTATAACCCTTTAAATTCTGTCGTACTTTTAGTTATCCCATTTCTGAGAATTTTTAGTTATGTGGGAGTTTTATTTAATATCACTAAAGCATAGAAACAATCTCGCACCGAGATTCAATTTTTTATCTTTTTCATTTGCGCACGATTTATTGGCGTACGGGTTTTGATTTGGTAATAATACGGATGCCTTAAACAATAAAACAACGAATCAAAATTATTTATGAATCAATCACCGAAATACAATTGTCTGATTAATGATAAGCCAATATGGGTTTTTGATAACCTTTGCACAGTAGATGAAACAAGTACTATTTTTAAAGGGTTAGAGATAAGTGCTTTTAAACGAAATGAAGTTGCTCGCCCAGATACCGCTCAGTTCCGACATTGGGCCGTCTCTCTTTCTGAAGAACAAATTAGGGGCTTAGCCGTTTATCAACGAGCTATTCTCCAAATTAGTCATACTACAGGAAAACAGTATCGTGCTTATCGTGGATACGTTAACTATGCATCCTATGGTGATATGCTTTTTACTCACACTGATTGTTTGCCTGAAGCGGATGAACTCACTGTGTTGGTATTCTTGTGTCCGGAGTGGAATATCGAATGGGGTGGAGAAACTTTATTTTACAACGAAGATGATGATTGTGAATTCGCGTGTACTCCAAAACCAGGACGTACTGTCATATTTCATGGCGCGATCAAACATGTAGGCAGACCACCAAATCGAATCTGCTATACATCTAGATACACATTGGCCTTCAAATTAGAACTAGCCT
The nucleotide sequence above comes from Alteromonas naphthalenivorans. Encoded proteins:
- a CDS encoding MotA/TolQ/ExbB proton channel family protein, coding for MNYLIGLVESVRDFIATGGDVLYFVAAALFLMWVLMIERYWYLTSVFPTVKKNIIKNWDARADTTSWYAHRIRDAWISQASDDLNARMLIIRTIIAMCPLIGLLGTVTGMIGVFETMATQGTSNARLMAAGISMATVPTMAGMVAALSGLFISSRLEAKVKLAREGLVDSLPHH
- a CDS encoding MotA/TolQ/ExbB proton channel family protein — translated: MKPVFKSLLTAATLAVVATGAQAQEAKSLKELLDQVQDNRVSETRINKQREAEFQSARADKQALLRKAESELKAEQGRGDRLQQQFSDNEVTLNEKAAELDQATGTLGEMFGVVRQASSEAYGRVATSIVSAQFPGRGEFLAGMAEDSKGLPNIQELEDLWFALQKEMTEGGETVRFTTEVVNLDGGSSQQEVVRIGTFNLVGEDGYLTYDAENEIVQPLGRQPDSRFVGSADDLIAATSGMVPFYADPSQGAILGLLKQKATMSERYHAGGVVGYTITVMLAIGLLIGLYKLITLTVVAGKMRSQLKNPGNPSDGNPLGRILKVYQENKAADAENLELKLDEAILRELPRIESGINVIKIFAAIAPLLGLLGTVLGMIATFQAITLFGTGDPRMMAGSISMALVTTAQGIIAALPLILTHSIVASRSKSIIHILDEQTAGIVAAHSESEKA
- a CDS encoding DUF3450 domain-containing protein gives rise to the protein MSKRTLIASTVIGAFALTGSAVSADTLEDLHKEEAKIHAAAAKSQEKINTLFEQSQELLVEYRQTVDETENLKIYNDYIASLVADQQRGIDSLQRQIDSIEQTKQGIVPLMFRMIDSLEKFIKLDRPIHLDERLERVQRLRDVMSNSNVTVSEQFRQVIEAYLVEVEYGTKINSYQGTIDSNGTEVTVDFFNLGRTALVALSLDQENAWAWNNESRAWEQLGDEYLSSVVDAVKMANNVIPADLIKLPISAAE
- a CDS encoding 2OG-Fe(II) oxygenase family protein; translation: MLQYFEPDGTTTESWSPEFNTLSLFDVKHIHSVTYVTPFAKQPRYALTGWIKAR
- a CDS encoding 2OG-Fe(II) oxygenase, with translation MNQSPKYNCLINDKPIWVFDNLCTVDETSTIFKGLEISAFKRNEVARPDTAQFRHWAVSLSEEQIRGLAVYQRAILQISHTTGKQYRAYRGYVNYASYGDMLFTHTDCLPEADELTVLVFLCPEWNIEWGGETLFYNEDDDCEFACTPKPGRTVIFHGAIKHVGRPPNRICYTSRYTLAFKLELA